The genomic interval CTGAAAAACCCGATGTAAACGCTCAAAATAAGCGGCATTATGATAGGTAACAAAAACTGTTGTGAGTCGGTTTGATTGTCGACTGCGGCTCCGATGGCGGCGTAAAACGAACTGTATAAAAAGTAGCCTCCTATGAAATAAACGATGAATCCTAGCAAAATTGATGCGATGGGTAAGTTCCACAATTCTTTGATGTACATTTGGATGGTACCTGCCATTTCACTTTGGGCGTGTTCCATAATTTCGGGCGAAATACGTGCGGTAGGTCCAACATTGACTCCAAAAAAGTAAGAGGCAAAAGTCATAATCGAAAGCCCTAAAATGGTCCAAATAGTGAATTGTAGAATTCCAGCCAATGAGGTTCCAACGATTTTACCAATCATTAACTGAAAGGGTTTTACCGAGGAAATGATGATTTCGATGATGCGATTGGTTTTTTCTTCGATAACCGAACGCATGACCATGTTTCCGTACATGATGATGAACATCATGACCAAATAACCAAAAGCACCTCCGATGAAAACCTTGATTTCATTCAGCCCTTTTAGCGTTTCTTCACCAGATGTTTTGGCAAGGTTCAGAACAACTTTGGATTGTGCTTTATGAATCGCTAAAGTATCCAAATGTGCTTTCTCGAGGTTGAGTTGCGTTATTTTCTTGCCGATTACATCTTGAACATTTTCGATAAATGAAATGCTGGGACTGGTATTGGCAATAAGTTGAATTTTATTTTCTAAAGCCGTTGGATCTGCTTCACTTGGGATTAGAAGTAATCCTTCATAACTCTGATTGGCGATGCTGTCCTTGAGAAACTGCACATCGATTGGGGATAAATCGACGTATTTATATTCTGCTTCCTTTTGGTTTTGTGCCACCAATTCTTTGACAAAAATACCCGATGGGTCGTGAATGGCGATGCGCTTCGTATCTGCTTTCATCGAGCTCAGGTAGCTGATAAAAACCGTGATGGCCACAAACAGCAACGGACTCAAAAAAGTCATCACAATAAATGACCTATTGCGAACTTTGGATATAAATTCTCTTTTTATAATTAATGAAATGATGCTCATATCGATTAACGATTTTTGATTGTTGATTAACGTCCCGACGGTTCGGGATTGATTTTCTATAGATAACCGCTAATCTTTTTAACCACTTACTGTTTGAATAAATATATCATTGACAGACGGGATTTTTTCTACAAAATGGGTGACTTGTCCTTTTTGAACTAAAATATTCAACAACTCATTTGGCGTTGCGTTACCAATATGAATTTCCAATTTCAACTCGTTATTCAATGATTTAAAATGGGCTGGATTGACCGTGAATTTTTGGGTGACGGCAAACATCAAACCTTCGACATCAGAACTTAAAATTCCTACTTCGTAACTGTTGGTGCGAAATTGTCGTTTGACATCGTTTAGTTTTCCTTCTATTAATTTATTGGATTTGTGAATCAAAGCGATATCGTCGCATAATTCTTCAACACTTTCCATGCGATGAGTCGAAAACAATATTGTAGTTCCTTGCTCTTTTAGAGCTAAAATTTCATCTTTGATGACATTGGCATTTACAGGGTCAAATCCTGAAAAAGGTTCGTCGAGAATCAACAATTTGGGTTGGTGTAAAACACAAACAACAAACTGAATTTTTTGCGCCATTCCTTTCGATAATTCTTGGATTTTCTTATTCCACCAACCTTGAATTTCGAGTCGGTCAAACCAGTAATCCAATTGCTTTTTGGCTTCGCTTTTTGATAAACCTTTCATCTGTGCCAAATACAAACACTGCTCACCCACTTTCATGCTTTGGTACAAACCACGCTCTTCGGGCAAATAACCGATATGCTGAATGTGTTTGGGTTGTAGTTTTTCGCCATCTAATAAAATCTCACCACTATCTGGCAAAGTGATTTGATTGATGATTCGGATTAAGGAAGTTTTCCCTGCTCCATTTGGCCCTAAAAGCCCGTAAATACTTCCTTTAGGAATACTTAACGAAACGGCGTTCAAAGCGGTATAATCCCCGTATTGCTTGACAACTTTGTTGACTTCAAGTAAGTTACTCATTCTAAAATTTGAATTTGTGTAAAAGTAAAGAAATCAAAGCGAATTCCTTTGTTTTAGCATCAAAAAACCCATCCTCTTTACAGAAAAAAGGATGGGTTTTGTATTTAAAAAAAACAAACACTAATTTCACTAATTTTCACAAAACATTTCGTGAAATTTATTTCTTAGTGAAATCAATCATAAAACAGTTGAATTAGTGTTAATTCGTGCGATTCGTGTTTAATTTTTAGTTGCTACATTGGTAAAAATAATCATCTCACTTTTTCCTAAGAGAACATATCTTTTACTTTTTCGAAAAACGATTTGTCTGATTTCTCAGGATTCGGAATAAAGTTATCGTCTGTTAAGTTTTTCTCGAAAAATTGTCTTTGGTCTTTGCTCAACTCTTTTGGAGTCCAAACATTTACATGCACCAATAAATCTCCGTTTCCGTAACCGTTGATATTTGGAATTCCTTTTCCTTTCAAACGCAAGATTTTACCCGATTGGATTCCATCTTCAAGTTTGATACGTACTTTTCCGTTTACTGCTTCAATATCTTTAGAAACTCCCAAAACTGCTTCTGGAAAACTGATGTATAAATCATAATGTAAATTCTCTCCTTCACGTTTCAAGAATTCATGTTCTAATTCTTCAATGGCAACAATCAAATCTCCTGGTACGCTATTTCCTGGCGCATCATTTCCTTTTCCAGAAACTTTCAACTGCATTCCGTCCACAACACCAGCAGGGATTTTGATAGAAACGGTTTCGTCTTCCAAAATCATTCCTTGACCATCAGCTTCAGCAGGTTTTTTGTCCAATTGCTGACCAGCTCCTCCACAAGTAGGACAAGTAGTTGCTGATTGCATACGTCCCAAAATAGTATTGGTCACACGCATTACCTGCCCTTGACCGTTACATGTAGAACAAGTCTTATAGCTTACACCTGGCGCTTGCACCTTGCGTTTTACTTTTACTTTTTTCTCTACACCATTGGCAATTTCTTCCAATGTCAATTTGACTTTGATACGAAGGTTGCTTCCTTTGACTCTTTGTGGGCCACGAGAACCGCCACCACCAAATCCGCCAAAACCACCACCAAAGATATCGCCAAACTGACTAAAGATATCGTCCATGTTCATGCCGCCATGACCACCGCCACCACCAAAACCACCTGAACCGTCAAAAGCTTGATGACCGTATTGATCGTATTTACCTTTTTTGGCAGGATCGCTTAATACTTCGTAAGCTTCAGCTGCTTCTTTGAACTTTTCTTCTGCCGTTTTGTCTCCTGGATTTTTATCAGGATGAAACTCAATGGCTTTTTTTCGGTAGGCTTTCTTAATAGCTGCAGCATCTGCACCTTTAGTAATACCTAATATTTCGTAAAAATCTTTTTTCATTGTACTCTTTTATGTTGAAAATTACAGCAGTGCGTCTTACGCCTAATTATTGCCCAATTACAACTTTAGGAAAACGAATAATTTTATCTCCTAATTTGTATCCTTTTTCAAGAACATCCACAATTTTACCTTTCATATCGTCAGATGGTGCTGGTATTTGTGTAATCGCTTCAGCAAAGTCAGCGTTGAAAGCATCTCCTGCATTTACCTCAACTATCTCTAAACCTTTACCGTTCAAAGTGTTTTTTAATTTTTCGTGAATTAACTCAACTCCTTTAGAAACTGCTTCATTTTCTGATTTTGCAATTTCTATAATAGCTCTGTCAAAATCATCTAAAACTGGCAACAAAGACGTTACAACATCTTGATTGGCTGTTTTGAATAATTCAATACGCTCTTTAGTAGTTCTTCTTTTGTAATTTTCAAATTCAGCAAATAATCTCAAAAATTTATCTTTTTCATTTGCTAAGTCTTTGGTTAATTGTTCTTCAACACTTAATTCTTCCGCAAGAACTTGCTCTTCTGTCGCATTGTTATCCAATGTTACTTCCTCTACTTTTTGATCGATTTCTGTATTTTCAGTAGTCATATTACCTTTATTTTTAAAAATATTCTTAAACATATTTTGAACTTTCTTTTGGAAAGCAAAAGTACTGCCAAAACGTTCTAAACGTCAAATTGTCAGTTGCATTTTTGAAAAACACAAAATTGACTGTTATTTTTTCATTATTAATTTAAATTTTAATACAATTTTAAGAATTATATCAATTGTTTTATTTATGTTTGTGATATATTCTATTTAAAAAGGAATCTAAGGTTATTTACATACATTATTAATTCACTATACCTTATATCAAAAAAAAGCTTTGTTTTCTAAAACAAAGCTTTTTTTATGCGTTATAATTTCTGATTTTATTTTTTTGGATACGAGCGAAAGCCAACAGGCGAAGCAATTGCACCGATTTTTTCAGACACTAATTGCACAAATTTTGTTCGTCTAAAAAATCAATTACACTAATTTCTCTAAAACTTGTACACTCTGTACAAGTTTGCATAACAAAAAAATCCGTTTTAATCAGCGTTTTCGCGATAGCGAATCCGTTTTATCAGCGTACTATCTAAGTGCGGCTTTCAATTCTTCTAAATCTAACAAATTCTGTTCTCCTGTTGCCAAATTTTTCAAAGCGTATTTCCCTTGGTTCATTTCTTCCTCGCCTGCGATTACGGCATAAGGAATAAAACGTTTATCGGCATGTTGAAATTGCTTCCCAACTTTTGCGTTATCTGGATACAATTCCACTTTTATTCCTGCAGCTCTCAATTGCTTGATCGCATTCATCGCATAAAAAGCTTCTTTTTCGCCATAATTAATAAACAAAGCTTTGGTCGAAACCGTTACCGTTTGCGGAAACAAATTCAATTCTTCCACCACCAAATAGATGCGGTCTAGTCCAAATGAAATTCCGACACCGCTCATGTTTTTCAATCCAAAGATTCCAGTTAAATCATCGTAACGACCACCGCCACCTATCGATCCCATGGCTACTCCTTTGGGTGCTGCTACTTCAAAAATAGCACCTGTATAATAATTCAGTCCACGAGCCAAGGTTACGTCTAAGTCCAATTCAGCAGTAGACAACCCTAACTGAATCACGTTTTCACAAATAAAACGCAACTCTTCAACACCTTTCATTCCTTCTTGCGAGTCGGCTAATAATTGTGCTAATTGCTCTAATTTTTCGGTAATTGTTCCTGTGAAATTAAACAAAGGTTGCACTTTGGTGATTGCGTCTTCAGAAATTCCTTTTTCAATCATTTCTTTCTTTACGCCGTCCTCGCCTATTTTGTCCAACTTATCCAAGGCTACGGTAAAATCAATTAATTTATCCGAAGCGCCGATTACCTCAGCGATACCAGATAATATTTTACGATTGTTGATTTTCACGGTTGCACCCGTCAATCCCAAATCGGTAAAAACAGCGTCGTACAAT from Flavobacterium ovatum carries:
- a CDS encoding ABC transporter permease, which produces MSIISLIIKREFISKVRNRSFIVMTFLSPLLFVAITVFISYLSSMKADTKRIAIHDPSGIFVKELVAQNQKEAEYKYVDLSPIDVQFLKDSIANQSYEGLLLIPSEADPTALENKIQLIANTSPSISFIENVQDVIGKKITQLNLEKAHLDTLAIHKAQSKVVLNLAKTSGEETLKGLNEIKVFIGGAFGYLVMMFIIMYGNMVMRSVIEEKTNRIIEIIISSVKPFQLMIGKIVGTSLAGILQFTIWTILGLSIMTFASYFFGVNVGPTARISPEIMEHAQSEMAGTIQMYIKELWNLPIASILLGFIVYFIGGYFLYSSFYAAIGAAVDNQTDSQQFLLPIIMPLILSVYIGFFSVVNDPHGTIAVVFSMIPLTSPIVMLMRIPFGVPLWQIAISVTILFTTFLGVVWFAAKIYRVGILMYGKKPSWKELYRWLKYAG
- a CDS encoding ABC transporter ATP-binding protein; the encoded protein is MSNLLEVNKVVKQYGDYTALNAVSLSIPKGSIYGLLGPNGAGKTSLIRIINQITLPDSGEILLDGEKLQPKHIQHIGYLPEERGLYQSMKVGEQCLYLAQMKGLSKSEAKKQLDYWFDRLEIQGWWNKKIQELSKGMAQKIQFVVCVLHQPKLLILDEPFSGFDPVNANVIKDEILALKEQGTTILFSTHRMESVEELCDDIALIHKSNKLIEGKLNDVKRQFRTNSYEVGILSSDVEGLMFAVTQKFTVNPAHFKSLNNELKLEIHIGNATPNELLNILVQKGQVTHFVEKIPSVNDIFIQTVSG
- the dnaJ gene encoding molecular chaperone DnaJ, with protein sequence MKKDFYEILGITKGADAAAIKKAYRKKAIEFHPDKNPGDKTAEEKFKEAAEAYEVLSDPAKKGKYDQYGHQAFDGSGGFGGGGGHGGMNMDDIFSQFGDIFGGGFGGFGGGGSRGPQRVKGSNLRIKVKLTLEEIANGVEKKVKVKRKVQAPGVSYKTCSTCNGQGQVMRVTNTILGRMQSATTCPTCGGAGQQLDKKPAEADGQGMILEDETVSIKIPAGVVDGMQLKVSGKGNDAPGNSVPGDLIVAIEELEHEFLKREGENLHYDLYISFPEAVLGVSKDIEAVNGKVRIKLEDGIQSGKILRLKGKGIPNINGYGNGDLLVHVNVWTPKELSKDQRQFFEKNLTDDNFIPNPEKSDKSFFEKVKDMFS
- a CDS encoding nucleotide exchange factor GrpE is translated as MFKNIFKNKGNMTTENTEIDQKVEEVTLDNNATEEQVLAEELSVEEQLTKDLANEKDKFLRLFAEFENYKRRTTKERIELFKTANQDVVTSLLPVLDDFDRAIIEIAKSENEAVSKGVELIHEKLKNTLNGKGLEIVEVNAGDAFNADFAEAITQIPAPSDDMKGKIVDVLEKGYKLGDKIIRFPKVVIGQ
- the hisS gene encoding histidine--tRNA ligase, producing the protein MASKPSIPKGTRDFSPAEVAKRQYIIQTIKTNFEKFGFQPIETPSFENSETLMGKYGEEGDRLIFKILNSGDYLAKANAGHLEAKDSTKLTASISEKALRYDLTVPFARYVVQHQNEIEFPFKRYQIQPVWRADRPQKGRFREFFQCDADVVGSKSLWQEVELVQLYDAVFTDLGLTGATVKINNRKILSGIAEVIGASDKLIDFTVALDKLDKIGEDGVKKEMIEKGISEDAITKVQPLFNFTGTITEKLEQLAQLLADSQEGMKGVEELRFICENVIQLGLSTAELDLDVTLARGLNYYTGAIFEVAAPKGVAMGSIGGGGRYDDLTGIFGLKNMSGVGISFGLDRIYLVVEELNLFPQTVTVSTKALFINYGEKEAFYAMNAIKQLRAAGIKVELYPDNAKVGKQFQHADKRFIPYAVIAGEEEMNQGKYALKNLATGEQNLLDLEELKAALR